The sequence AGGCATTGTCCTGGCGGAAGTCGCGATTGAAGTAGAAGTTGCGCAGTTCCAGGCTGCCCTTGCTGTCCTTGATGAATTCAGCCTGGGCGATGCCCGGTACGGTGATACTGGCGCCGAGCGTGGCCAGGGCCACGGCTTGCGCAAGCGAGGTCTTGCTCATTGTTATTGTCTCCTCGTTGGGTTGCAGGTCGGTCGGGTCGTCCTGTTACAACAAGTTGACTAAAGCATTTCGTTACATTTTTTGCAGTTAGACGATGGTCGGCAGCTCACTGGACCCACTGCGGGTAGTAACCCAGCTGGTCCTGGACCTTGGCGTCGTGGGCGGGCACCACGATGAGCGCGGTTTCCTTCTGCAGCAGGTCGTGAACCTTCTGCAGCTGAGCCCGCGTGGCTTCACGGTCGTTGTCCACCAGCTTGCGGCTGACCCAGAACTTCTCCTTCGGCCCGGTGAAACCTTCCAGGCGCCAGCTGGCATCGCCGGTGAAGAAGAACCGCCGCCCGTCGGCCAGGGTCAGGAACAACCCCAGCGAACCCGGGGTGTGGCCACTGAGCGGCACCAGCACCAGGCTGCGGTCGCCGAACAGGTCGAGGCTTTCCTCAAAGCCCATGAAAGGGACGGGCAGGAAGGTGAAGGGCCGCCAATTCACTCCGTGGGCGAACTGGCTGGGCAGCAGCGCCGGCGGCGTGGCGATCTCGCTGAACTCGATTTCCTCGTAGGGCGCCCACACCGGTACTTCTGGGAAGTCCGCCAAGGCCGAGGCATGGTCCCAATGGACATGGCTGAGGAGGATGCGGTCGACACGGATGCCGTCGCGATCCAGCTGGTCGCGGGCCGGGGTCACCGCGCCGTACTGCATCAGCGGTTTGTCCCACCAGGGCATCTCGTTGCCGAACTGGCTGTCCACCTGGCGGCCGAGGCCGGTGTCGAACAGCAGGGTGGCGGCGTGGTGCTGGATCAACACCGCCACGTGATTGGCCTTGACCTTCTCGGTCCAGTTGCCGCCTTCCACGGTGAAGGCGTCCAGGGTTTCGGTTTCGGCGGTTTTCACCAGGGCGAAGCGCAGGCCTTCGGCCTGGGCGCTCAGGCAGTTGGCGGCGAGCAGGAGCGATAACAAATACGAACGCAGGCGCATGGGGTCGATGTCCTCAGGGTAGGTCGAGGTAGCCGGGCAGGGCGCGGATGCGCGCGAACCAGCTGTGCAATTCAGGGTAGGGCGCCAGGTCCAGGCCGCCTTCGTTAGCCAGCGCCAGGTAGGGGTAGACCGCCACGTCGGCGATGCTCGGCCGCTCGCCCACCAGCCAGTCGCGCCCGGCCAGGTGCGCGTTCACCAGCTCCAGTACCTGGCGACCGCGGGCCTGGGCGTCCTCCAGGTCCACCGGGCGGCCGAATTTCAGGCCAATCCGCGCCTTGGCCACGCCGTTGTGGATCTCGTTGGCGGCCAGGCTCAGCCAGCCGGCGATCTGGCCTTGGGACAGGGCATCCAGCGGGAACCAGTGCTCATCCGCATAGCGTCGCGCCAGGTAGACCAGGATGGCCTGGGAGTCGGCCAGCGGTTGGCCGTCGTCCACCAGCAGCGGTACTTGCCCAAGGGGATTGAGTGCGAGGAACTCGGGACGCTTTTGCGCGCCGTTGGGCAGGTCCAGGGTCAGCAACTCGGCGTGCTGGCCGATCAGCCCGAGAAACAGGCGGACCTTGTAGCAATTGCCGGAAAGGTAGAAGTCATGGAGCTGCATGGCGAGTCCCTCGCGGTTGTTGGTAGTGGCGCTGGATGGTAGACAGACCTGTCTGTATATTTCAAGCGCGACTGTTGCACCGCCGCGACAGCGGTTTGAGCCGGCAAGGGCGGATGCGCATAATGCGGCGGTTCAGGAGGCTGCAATGGCATCGAGCAAACGCGAACAACTGGTCAGCACAGCCCTCGCGCTCTTCTATCGCGACGGTTTTCACGCCACCGGCATCGACCGCATCCTCGCGGAGTCGGGCGTGGCCAAGATGACCCTGTACAACCACTTCAAGTCCAAGGACGAGCTGATCATCGCCGCCCTGGAATCGCGCTTCGCGCCCGCGGCCGAGCGCATGGCCCGGGCCTTCGCGGAACTGCCGCCACGGGACGCCATCCTGCGGGTGTTCGACGGCCTGGACGAATGGCTCCGCCAGGACGAGTTCTGCGGTTGCGCCTTCATCAACGCGGCGGCCGAGTTCCATCGACGCGACCACCCGGTGCATCAATTGGCCGCGAGCTACAAGGCCGCCACCCAGGATTACTTCCGGGGTGCCCTGGAGCGCCTGGGGGTGGTACAGCCCGAGCGCCTGGCGCGCCAGCTGCAGTACCTGATGGAAGGGGCGGTGAGCATGGCCCATATCGAGGGGCCGGCCGACCAGGCGCTGGACGCCCGGGACGCCGCCGAGCAGTTGCTGCGCGCCGCAGGAGTCTGAAAACCGCTCCATTGGTCGGGGCATCACTCAAGTTTTTCGGCCTGCGGCCGCCAAGCCGGGGACACCGACGACTTCGGATGCCCCGACATGAATGCCCTGGCCTCTCTCGCTTCCTCCCCCCAACGCTCGATTTTCCCCGGGCAGGCTGCAGCCGCTGCGCGCAAGCAGGCGGATGCCCAGGAGACCCTGGCCGGCCGCCTTGGCGAGCGTCTTGGCCTGGAGCCCGGCGCGCTCAGTGGCAAGGCATCCGACTACAGCCCGGAAAAGGTCGCCGACCGCGTGCTCGGTTTCATTGACCAGCGACTGCGCAGCGAGGCGGCCAACGGCGCTGACCCGACCAAGTTGCAGGGGCTGCTGGACCAGGCCCGCGCCGGCATCCAGAAGGGCTTCGACGACGCGCGCAAGATACT is a genomic window of Pseudomonas resinovorans NBRC 106553 containing:
- a CDS encoding MBL fold metallo-hydrolase, with product MRLRSYLLSLLLAANCLSAQAEGLRFALVKTAETETLDAFTVEGGNWTEKVKANHVAVLIQHHAATLLFDTGLGRQVDSQFGNEMPWWDKPLMQYGAVTPARDQLDRDGIRVDRILLSHVHWDHASALADFPEVPVWAPYEEIEFSEIATPPALLPSQFAHGVNWRPFTFLPVPFMGFEESLDLFGDRSLVLVPLSGHTPGSLGLFLTLADGRRFFFTGDASWRLEGFTGPKEKFWVSRKLVDNDREATRAQLQKVHDLLQKETALIVVPAHDAKVQDQLGYYPQWVQ
- a CDS encoding glutathione S-transferase family protein, translated to MQLHDFYLSGNCYKVRLFLGLIGQHAELLTLDLPNGAQKRPEFLALNPLGQVPLLVDDGQPLADSQAILVYLARRYADEHWFPLDALSQGQIAGWLSLAANEIHNGVAKARIGLKFGRPVDLEDAQARGRQVLELVNAHLAGRDWLVGERPSIADVAVYPYLALANEGGLDLAPYPELHSWFARIRALPGYLDLP
- a CDS encoding TetR/AcrR family transcriptional regulator, with amino-acid sequence MASSKREQLVSTALALFYRDGFHATGIDRILAESGVAKMTLYNHFKSKDELIIAALESRFAPAAERMARAFAELPPRDAILRVFDGLDEWLRQDEFCGCAFINAAAEFHRRDHPVHQLAASYKAATQDYFRGALERLGVVQPERLARQLQYLMEGAVSMAHIEGPADQALDARDAAEQLLRAAGV